From the Hyphomicrobiaceae bacterium genome, the window AACCGTGCCCTCCAGCGTACCGGGCATTGCGTTCCTATCGGGCGGCCAGTCCGACGAGGCGGCGACGGAGCACCTGTCGCTAATGAACGCCATTGGTAACCTGCCCTGGGCACTGACTTTCTCATATGGCCGCGCACTTCAGGCCGCTGCATTGCAGGCTTGGGGCGGCAAGGCTGAAAACGTCGCTGCCGGTCAGCGCGCATTCACGCATCGCGCCAAGATGAATTCGCTGGCAGCCCTCGGAAAGTGGGACGCCAAACTGGAGAAGGCGGCTTGAGGCACTTTTCCAAGCCATGAAAATAAACAAGGCGGGCATCAGGGCCCGCCTTTTTTGTTTCTTTGATTCCGGCTGATCCCTTAGTTGGCTACCAGACCGGACAGTGCATTGCTCATGATATCGTTCGTCGTTCTGGTGGACCGCCGCGCGGTCTGCTCTTTCTTTTTGTTCGACTTGCGCGACGAAGTTGTAGCCGGTTGCGGATTAACGTCCGTGCTTCCCGTAGACACGTCGACCTGATCGTCATCGATAGCCGCAACCGTATCGGCGCTATTGGCCGCCGGCGCACTATAACGGACGTTGCGGCCAGCCAACGCCGACAACAGCCGACCGTCGTTGCCATAAACATCAGAGTAGGTTCGCAGCTTGCCCTCTTCGTCGACCCGCGCCGTGAAGTACGCAAGATAGACGGGCAACGGCTTTTCAAGAGTGACGTCTCCACCGGAATTGAACATCCCGCGGACCTTTGCTGCCGACCAGCCCTTATCCTGCTCCAGCAGAACCTCTGCAAGACGCTCCGGATTTTGGACGCGTATACAGCCATGGCTCAGCGCGCGGAAAGATTGTTTGAACAGCGCCTTCTGCGTCGTGTCATGCATGTAGACATCGTGGCTATTGGGGAAACGGAACTTCACGTCGCCCAGCGGATTCTGCCCGCCCGGAGGCTGCGTAAAGGAGAAGCGTCGGATATCCACCTTGCTCCAGTCGATGCTATCGGGATCCACTGGTCGGCCGTTGAGCGTCGGCCGCAGACCGTAGGCCTTCAGCACGCGCCCACCGCCGCTTGATCCACCTCCGAACAGCTGGTCAAAGAAGCCACCGCCCGAGGCCTGTTTCAGCCGCGGCAGAAGCTCCTTCATTTTAATGCCGTCAGGTACGCCCCAGGTCGGACGGAACATGACGTACAGCATGGTCGAACTCAACATCGGCGTCGGCCAAGTGGTCTGACCGACAATGATGCGTTCCTCGAAAATCTTCTCGTCGCCTTTGTAGGCGCGAGCGACATATTCGGGGATGTTGTTCATCACATAGACTTCGCCGAGATCCTCCGGCAGCCAGCGCCAGCGTTCCATGTTGGCGATGATGCGATCTATCTCCGCCTTGCCGTCGCGCTTCTTGGGCTTGCCTTCCGCGTTCAACGCAGCTCGGGTCGCAGAGTTGAGATATCCGTTGGCCTTGATGCCTTTTTCCTGCTGAAACGCCTTCACAGCCTCCACCAGCACCGCATCGTAGACGTTTTCATCCTCGCTGTTTTCGGCAGGTGTCTTCAAGCGCTTGCGCAGTAGGGCAATATCGTCGTTTTCCTGTCCAGGCTTTACGGTGCCCTTTCGGGGAAGCTCAACCTTGAGAGCCTCGTCGATCTTTTCCTCATCCTGCGGCCCGCGCGCCTTCAGCATTGCCTGGCGCAACTTTTCAAACTGAGGATGCTTGGGATTGAGGCCCGTCAAGTAACTGCCGGGCGTTGCGCTGGCGGAAATCTCCGCGAGCACGTCGGCAGGCTGTTTCACGGGGGGCTGCATGTCCCAAATTCTGCTGACGGAAGCAGGTGTGACCCGGCCGCCGCGCGCGTAGCGAGCGTATCTCAGCACTGCGAGCGACAGCTTGGCTTCTGCGGTTCCCTGATCGGCGCTCGGCGCCCCTGCAGCCAGCTCGGGCAGTTCAAACGCCGAAGCATCGAGCCCCCAATCGTCGGCCTTGCGGATTTCGGCAATCGCTTCGTTGGCTTTGGATGAGAGCGCGCCGTCCTTGATCCATAGAGGTGCAGGATGCTCGCCGTAGTACTGGTTCAAAGCCTCCACATCGTCCTTGTCGAAGCCTTTGACGAAAGTCTTATCGGATAACTTCTCCACGGCGGCGGCGACTACGGCGGCTACCGCAGGATCGACAGGCGGAGCGGCCGCGGCGGTTGTTTCAGTTGCAGGTGCGTCCGTTGCCGTTGCGTTGTTCGTCTTTGTCTCATCGGGCGAGGCGCTTGGGCTGGCAGGAGCTGTCGACGCCGCCGCATCTGCGGGTTTCGCGTCTTCCGACTTTGCGTCTTCGGTTGCCGCAGGGCTCGGAGCGGCAGCTGCATCTTGCTTGGCGTCACCGCTTGGCGGTGTCGCTGCCTGATCCTTATTCGCTTGGTCCTCCTTGCCGGCGTCTGCCGTTCCTGGCGCAGCAGCGTCAGGCTTGCTGGCGTCAGCCGCTTCAGGCTTGGCGGCCTCGTCCAGCTTATCGGTCACTTCCGAGGCCGGTGATGCATCAGGCGGAGCCGGTGTTGCAGCTGTTGTGGAAGAAGACGTTCCCGTCTCGCTCGTCGTGCTGGCGGAACCGCCTTCTGCGGAAGGTTCCGCGATGACAGGTGTCGCCACCAACGCGGCGGCCGTTGCAAAACCAGCCATCCACGATGCGCGCATCACCGCCTTCGTACCCATATCCGGTCGCTCCAAAATTGCTTCAAATGTGGCGGACTTGAAAAGTGATCTCGCCCCCTACTGCCCATACCGGCCCAGCAAGATGGCATATTCTAGCCCGTTGCCCCAGATTTCACAGCACCATGGCTGCATCGCCACCGTGGGTAAACCGCACGGGGGTCATTAAACCTCGAAATGATTTGGGTGTGGCACTGAAGACTCGGGGCATCTACTTAAGAGCTCGCGGAACCGTGATCTGAAACCATGGGGAAAATCCCAGCGCCTCGGTCGGGTTCTTTTTTCCGCCTCATTCCGCCGCGATAGCCGCAGCCTCAATTCCGGGAGATTATCTTGGCCGTGTCAGAGCTTTACCTCATCGCCGAGATTGGCGGATCGACGCCCGATTCAAATCGCGCCCGGATTGCCGCTGCCCTTGGGGCCGCAAGCATCCCCAGCGTGCTGTTGCGTCCCGTTCCGGGAGGCAGCCTCGAAGCGGGCCGCGTGAAACCGCTCGTGGAAGAGGTTCAAGCGAAAGGGGTCGCCGCGCTTGTGGCTGACGATGCGGAACTTGCGCGGGTGGTTCGCGCCGACGGCGTGCACCTTTCCTGGAGCAAGGACCAGACCGGCCGGATGACGGAAGCGCGCGAAATTCTCGGAGGCCGCTATATGTTGGGCGCGGATGCGGGTCGCTCTCGCGATGACGCCATGACATTGGGCGAGATGGGAGCCGACTATGTCGGCTTCGGTATTCCACCCCATGTTGAGGATCGGGCAGCCGCATTTGCGCGCCAATGCAATCTGCTTTCTTGGTGGGCAGAAATCTTCGAACCACCTTGCGTCGCCCTCGATGTGCCTGACGCAGAAGCAGCGGGTCATGCCGCACGCGCCAACGCCGACTTCGTGTCTGTTACACTCAGCCCCGATATGACGCCAGAGGATGCGGCCGCGTTGGTCAAGACCTTCTCCATTGTCATCGGAAGTGCCAAAATCCCTGCATGAGACGCGTTGTTGTCATACGCACCTGTACGCTAGGCGTTCTCTCGCTGGCCTTGAGTTGCATGAGCGCGATTGCATCGCGCGCCGAAAGTAGCTCGTGGTCACAGCGGATCGAAACGCCCGACGATCAAAAGGCGCCGGCCGCCAAGAAGACCCCGCCAGAGAAAACTCCGCCCAAGAACAAGCCCGCTAGTGCCGCCAAGCCTTCACCGGCGGCGCAAAAACCAGCTACGACCACGATCTCCAAGACTGTGCCGAGCACCGTGCCGGCAACAGGCGAAGACGCGGCCTATATGGCCTTCGACCAAGGACAATATCTCACCGCGCTGAAGTTAGCTCAGGAAGCCGCCGGCCGAGGGGATGCAACTGCAAACACTCTGATAGGCCGCATCTATGAGGAGGGCTTGGGCGTTCCCCAGGACTCCAAGACCGCCGCCAACTGGTACACACGCGGTGCCGAGCTGGGAGATATTCCCGCAACGTTTGAGCTGGCCATGCTGTTGGCCCAAGGCAAGGGTGTGGAGAAAAATCGTGAGGCCGCCGCTCAGCTGTTTGAGAAGGCGGCTTTAACCGGACACGCACTCGCAAATTACAATCTCGGGCTTCTGTTTCTCAAAGGTGATGGCAAGCCACAAAATCCCTATCGCGCGCTTGATCACATCCGATTTGCCGCCGAGAAAGGCGTAGCGCAAGCGCAGTACGATTTGTCAGCCATGTACCAAAAAGGCGAAGGCACACAGCCCAATGCCCTGGAGGCCGCCAAGTGGTTGTCGCGCGCCGCCGCGCAAGGGCTCGATGTCGCCCAGTACGATTATGCGATCATGCTTCTAAAGGGCTTCGGCCTGACGCGCGACGAGCCCAAGGCCATCGCATACCTCAAAGCCGCGGCCGAAAAAGGACTGCCGGGAGCCCAGAACCGTCTTGCTTGGGTCATTATGGAAGGCGTGGGCACGAACAAGGATCCGGTTGAAGCCGCCAAATGGCGCTTCATCGCCAAGCATAACGGCTTCGCGGATGAGAAGCTTGATGCGGCAATCGCCAAGTTCTCGAAGGCTGATCTGGCAAAGGCGCAAAAAGCTGCCGCCGATTGGTCCGACCGCATCCAAGTCCAGCCTATCGAGTAACATCACGGCATAATTCTAGCCATTCGGCGGAATGCGTTGGCGGCGAAGGGCAGCTATTGCTTGGGTCCGAAGACTGTCGAGCGCATACCTTTGTGCAGGTCAGCCGCAAGGAACCTAGAATATGACGCAGAACTACCGGCTTCACCCCCTGATCCTCGGCGAAGCTGACGTCGGCAGCGCGCTCGACGTATTTTGGGGGATGAATAAGGAACAGGGCCGCGTGACGGTTCCGGTCTATGCGTTTCTCATCGAGGGCGGGCCCCATCCCATTCTCATCGACACCGGTATGCGCGATGCCGAACGCGCAATGGCCATTCATAGACTTGGACCGCATCGCCTTCCACCGGGAATGTCCCTGTCTGAGCAACTCGCCCCGCATGGATTACGGCCTGAGGACATCGGCACAGTCGTCCTCACGCACCTGCACTACGATCATTCTGGCGGTTTGGAATTGCTGTCCAATGCGCGGATCGTCGTTCAACGTAGCGAGCTTGCCGCCGCTGCCACTCCGATAGGACCGCGCACGCTCGACATTGGCTCACGCGAATTGTTCTATGACCGCAAGGACATCGCCGCCTTGATCGACCCAATGTGGGATCGCGTTGAACTCATCGAAGGTGACTGCGAGCTCTTCCCCGGTATCGAGTGTATTTTCTACCCCAACACCCATACGCCCGGCAGTCAGTGCGTTTTCGTTCAAACGGAGGATGGCGTCATCGGCTGCGTCGGCGACATCGTGCGCAAGGTCGACACCAACGTGCGCAAAGGAATTCCGCCGGGCATCTACTACGACCTGGAGCAAATGCAGCGGGCCATGCGCGACATCGCAATGCGCTGCGACATTGTCTATCCCGCGCACGATCCTCTCGTCATGGAACCGGACAGAGAAAAGCGGTTGGCTGCCTTAAGCCCCGGCAAGCCGTGGCCGTGAATCTGGCTATGCGTTCACCAGCGGCAGAAGCAGCTTATTGAGCGTACTGTTGGATGCCATGACGTCGCCGGTTTCCAGCATCTTGTCGGCGCCGCTGAGATCGCTGACGAAGCCGCCGGCCTCACGCACGATGACGATGCCTGCCGCCATGTCCCAAGGCTTGAGGTTGCGTTCCCAATAGGCGTCGAAACGGCCCGCCGCCGTGAAGGCGAGATCGAGCGCGGCAGATCCGGTGCGCCGGATGCCCGCGACCTCCTTCATCACCGTGTCCATTTCCTTGAGAAACTTT encodes:
- a CDS encoding L,D-transpeptidase family protein, which translates into the protein MGTKAVMRASWMAGFATAAALVATPVIAEPSAEGGSASTTSETGTSSSTTAATPAPPDASPASEVTDKLDEAAKPEAADASKPDAAAPGTADAGKEDQANKDQAATPPSGDAKQDAAAAPSPAATEDAKSEDAKPADAAASTAPASPSASPDETKTNNATATDAPATETTAAAAPPVDPAVAAVVAAAVEKLSDKTFVKGFDKDDVEALNQYYGEHPAPLWIKDGALSSKANEAIAEIRKADDWGLDASAFELPELAAGAPSADQGTAEAKLSLAVLRYARYARGGRVTPASVSRIWDMQPPVKQPADVLAEISASATPGSYLTGLNPKHPQFEKLRQAMLKARGPQDEEKIDEALKVELPRKGTVKPGQENDDIALLRKRLKTPAENSEDENVYDAVLVEAVKAFQQEKGIKANGYLNSATRAALNAEGKPKKRDGKAEIDRIIANMERWRWLPEDLGEVYVMNNIPEYVARAYKGDEKIFEERIIVGQTTWPTPMLSSTMLYVMFRPTWGVPDGIKMKELLPRLKQASGGGFFDQLFGGGSSGGGRVLKAYGLRPTLNGRPVDPDSIDWSKVDIRRFSFTQPPGGQNPLGDVKFRFPNSHDVYMHDTTQKALFKQSFRALSHGCIRVQNPERLAEVLLEQDKGWSAAKVRGMFNSGGDVTLEKPLPVYLAYFTARVDEEGKLRTYSDVYGNDGRLLSALAGRNVRYSAPAANSADTVAAIDDDQVDVSTGSTDVNPQPATTSSRKSNKKKEQTARRSTRTTNDIMSNALSGLVAN
- a CDS encoding thiamine phosphate synthase encodes the protein MSELYLIAEIGGSTPDSNRARIAAALGAASIPSVLLRPVPGGSLEAGRVKPLVEEVQAKGVAALVADDAELARVVRADGVHLSWSKDQTGRMTEAREILGGRYMLGADAGRSRDDAMTLGEMGADYVGFGIPPHVEDRAAAFARQCNLLSWWAEIFEPPCVALDVPDAEAAGHAARANADFVSVTLSPDMTPEDAAALVKTFSIVIGSAKIPA
- a CDS encoding tetratricopeptide repeat protein, coding for MRRVVVIRTCTLGVLSLALSCMSAIASRAESSSWSQRIETPDDQKAPAAKKTPPEKTPPKNKPASAAKPSPAAQKPATTTISKTVPSTVPATGEDAAYMAFDQGQYLTALKLAQEAAGRGDATANTLIGRIYEEGLGVPQDSKTAANWYTRGAELGDIPATFELAMLLAQGKGVEKNREAAAQLFEKAALTGHALANYNLGLLFLKGDGKPQNPYRALDHIRFAAEKGVAQAQYDLSAMYQKGEGTQPNALEAAKWLSRAAAQGLDVAQYDYAIMLLKGFGLTRDEPKAIAYLKAAAEKGLPGAQNRLAWVIMEGVGTNKDPVEAAKWRFIAKHNGFADEKLDAAIAKFSKADLAKAQKAAADWSDRIQVQPIE
- a CDS encoding N-acyl homoserine lactonase family protein; this encodes MTQNYRLHPLILGEADVGSALDVFWGMNKEQGRVTVPVYAFLIEGGPHPILIDTGMRDAERAMAIHRLGPHRLPPGMSLSEQLAPHGLRPEDIGTVVLTHLHYDHSGGLELLSNARIVVQRSELAAAATPIGPRTLDIGSRELFYDRKDIAALIDPMWDRVELIEGDCELFPGIECIFYPNTHTPGSQCVFVQTEDGVIGCVGDIVRKVDTNVRKGIPPGIYYDLEQMQRAMRDIAMRCDIVYPAHDPLVMEPDREKRLAALSPGKPWP